From the Juglans microcarpa x Juglans regia isolate MS1-56 chromosome 3D, Jm3101_v1.0, whole genome shotgun sequence genome, the window TGAATAAGAAAATCAGAGATTTGGGTAACTTGCGTCCAAGTAATAAGAAATGTGAATGTCAAACACGCAAGAAGTAGTACAAATTTGAGTAAATTGCGCCCAAGCAATGAGAAATTGCCCGTCCGAATTTTGAATGTCAAAACACGTGAAAAGTGGAGCGAGCAAAGTGAGTGGGACAAAACCAACGTGCAGGGTCAAACTCGAATGAGTTGTCAATAAGCGAGATTGGATTAAACAAATGGAGAGGGAAAGGTGCACACGATGTCTTTATTCGCCTAAATCTCAACAACAGcgattgattgattgattgatgCACCAAAATTGAATTAAAAGCTTTAATCAGGAGGGGGGCCATTCCCATAATGCAGCAAGCATGCGACCAAAAAGGGCGAACTTTTCAGACCATTCAATGTGTCTGCGAGAGAAGCATGTTCAAACTCCAGCAAAAAGCaagtaaataaatttcatatctaatttctaaaaacaaacaagtaaACAGAACAATGGAATTGGATTAGATTaacaaaagaggaagaagatgatgatgatgtaccgtgaatgagagagaaaaggCTGCCATTGGGGAAGTAATCGTAGACGAGAAGGCGTTCCTCCTTGGCCTGGAAATAGGCTCTGAGGGGTACGAGGTTGGGGTGGGAGAGGCTGCCAAGCACGTGCATGTGTCTCCTGAACTCCTCCAGACTCGGGTATGCCGAGTCCTTTAGCCTCTTCACCGTCACTATGTAACCCGACTCCATTACAGCTTTGTATGTACTCCCCATTGCACCTCTCCCCAGCGTCTCCGCCGACGCCTTCAGCAAGTCCTCCAAGCTGTAGCTCATTCTCTGGTCCCCTGCTCCGCAGAACACCAAGCTCCCCAGTCCCTCTCCTTCCCACGAAAACCCTCCTCCGGTTGTCCCTGCCCCTGTCCCTGTCCCTCCCGACCTCTCCTCCCCAGCCTCTACTCCCACGCCCACTTCTTTGCTCCTCGATGCCTCGTCCTCCGGTTTCCTACCCTTCCCGCAGAGCATCCAACATATTATCAAACAGATTAACAGAACCGCAAATCCTCCCACACTCCCCGCAATTATCTTGATCGATTTCCCGCGGTTGGAAGACGACGACGACGGAGGATGGTCGGGACGAGGACCCATTGCCGGTGGGTGACTTTCGCATGGATTATCCAACTGTTCTCCGCACAGATTCAAATTACCCGCAAATGCCGACGCATTGAACCGGACCAGAGCCGGGGTCAGTGGAATCTCTCCGGACAGTTGGTTGTTGGACACGTTGAAGAATcggagagttgtttggttgaacGGAGGGATTGTCCCTCTCAACTGATTGTCCTGCAACTGGAGCGTGTAGAGCCGCCTAAGTCTGAGAAGAGACACCGGAATCTGACCGGATATTTGGTTCCCGTCAAGGGCGATGACTTTTAAGCGGTGGAGGCCGGAGATGGAGGCCGGGAAGTCACCGGAGAAGTTGTTGTGGTTGAGGAAGAGAGATTTGAGGTTGTGGAGACTGGAGAGGTCGGGAATCTGGGAGTAGAGTGAGTTTCCCTTGAAGCTAAGCACGCGGAGTTGGTCCAACTGGTTCACGGCCTTTTGATCCAAAAGCCCGGTCAGGTTGAGGAACTCCAACACGAGCTTTGTGACCCTTCCATTGATGCACTCTTTGACACCTTTCCAGCGGCAGACATGGGCAGCGGCGTCGAGTTTCCATGGCAGCGAGTTTGAGATGTCGATGGATGACTTCAGAGTCACAAGTGCTTCGGCATCCCCTGATCTGACCCAACAGGGAAGGGAAAGCAGTGAGGAGAGAAACAACAGCACCAAGCACCTTGAAACGAGGGGTTCCATGAAACTCAACCAAAGAACACAACCTTTGGTTAAATGTAAAAACGAAATATTTTTACCCTGAGATGATCGTTTGATTTTGTTTCCATAAACAGCGACATTGGAACAGGCGATTCTGGGAATCTCTAAACCCCCTAccttttcttgctcttttttgGCGCTTTTTCTTCTCAACCAAACACTTTCGAAAACATAATAACTCGATCCATCCACTCCAAAAGTCCTCTCAGACCGCGCCAACGAGTGTCATTCTCAACGCctttttttcgtttttcttgTTGATTAAAACTACATATATGAGGCGAAGGCAACTGGTAGAAACAACAAAAagttgaggaggaggaggagaaacaCGCACTAATGGAAGGTCATCTACTTCAACTAGGATGCAAGTGAAGGAAACAGAGAAGCTGCACTACACAGCATTAAATGAAGGTGAAAGGAGCTCCATTGGTGAGAAAAGAAGACTCTGAGGTGGGCATCGTTTCTCGGAAACTTTGCTCACAAACTCACGGACATTGCAGCGTTACCTTCACGTGAAGCGCTCATTACTCAGAACTTGCagactatacatatatatatataaccattcttttctcctctttctATGATTTCTATATTCTCAAACTGCAGGCATTAttgaaaacccaaaaacaaacaaaattaacttaaatcaattttaaaaaaatataaagcaagGTACTGTTACTCCATATAATCAACTTGTGAGCTTCTTGGGCTGCTCAAAAGTTAGCAGCTTTCAGAACTTCAGAGGCAATGACGCATGGGATCCCAATAATTTGCCCAGAAAACTTTGCTACTTCTTCCGTTGCATTATTTTCACCCCCGAATCCAATCCATGAAACTCGCGTTTACAGAACCAGAAGCTGagatttctttctcaaaattttcttttctagagTGGAgcagaggaaataaaaaaataatcataaatgaAATAACAGAGTTCCTGCTCGGAAAGAAAGGGCCCTAAATTAAAGTGAATGGTGTGAATAGATCTATCTGTACTGTCAGTATGCCTTAATaattcaagagagagagagggagggaaagagagggagagagtgggAGAAAAGGAGAAAGGAGGTGTTTCTTTCACTCAGAGGAAATGGGTGAAGGAATTCAAGGCAAAGAGGGAACGGTAATAAATGAGTTTCCTTTCCAACTTCCCAAAGAGAGCGCCCCAGGAGAAGAAACAGGGTTTGGAAAACAACCTAACCCGTGTGCACATGTAATGGCAGATGTACCTGGCTCTACAAACGGCTTCGGTCTAACTTAAGTTTAATCTAATTTAAGATTATCTTAATATCGAAAtatttaattcttaaattattaaatttaaaataaatttaattataagcgaTTATGCGTACTAATACGCGcatccattcaatatgattagttaaaaagtagattttattgaaaacagtactaatttgaatttagaatatgaagaaatCAACATTAGTACACAGATTTGTAcgtaaacttgcttgtacatagtaaaactcttaaacttatttcaacttaaaatctctttatacgtaagattcacaacatttttcaacttaacatctATTTACACGTGGGatacacaatttttttcaacttcttataaatagatttaaatttatcttaacatccaaatacatctaaactcatcttaagagGACCCTAcaaaacttattattatttataaagaattcaactcatttcaactcagctcaacatctaaacagggacttaacattttttcaaaattttttatataattatgttttaaactaATAACATCTTTATAAAACAATTTTGTAAAGTAGACTCATTTTGCAAGAGAGAAAAGTCTTAACTACAAAAGAATCGTATAAAAATAtcctattttaaaatataattatgaaaagaatTGTGTTTGGGAAGAATCGTAaagtaaaatttcttttaaacttcaacttacaatttattttgaatttataaaattttaaaattgatatatatatttttttagaagtaatgT encodes:
- the LOC121255559 gene encoding inactive leucine-rich repeat receptor-like serine/threonine-protein kinase At1g60630 gives rise to the protein MEPLVSRCLVLLFLSSLLSLPCWVRSGDAEALVTLKSSIDISNSLPWKLDAAAHVCRWKGVKECINGRVTKLVLEFLNLTGLLDQKAVNQLDQLRVLSFKGNSLYSQIPDLSSLHNLKSLFLNHNNFSGDFPASISGLHRLKVIALDGNQISGQIPVSLLRLRRLYTLQLQDNQLRGTIPPFNQTTLRFFNVSNNQLSGEIPLTPALVRFNASAFAGNLNLCGEQLDNPCESHPPAMGPRPDHPPSSSSSNRGKSIKIIAGSVGGFAVLLICLIICWMLCGKGRKPEDEASRSKEVGVGVEAGEERSGGTGTGAGTTGGGFSWEGEGLGSLVFCGAGDQRMSYSLEDLLKASAETLGRGAMGSTYKAVMESGYIVTVKRLKDSAYPSLEEFRRHMHVLGSLSHPNLVPLRAYFQAKEERLLVYDYFPNGSLFSLIHGSRITGGGKPLHWTSCLKIAEDLATGLLYIHQNPGLTHGNLKSSNVLLGSDFESCLTDYGLTSFRDPDSLEEPSATSLFYRAPECRDIRKPSTQQADVYSFGVLLLELLTGKTPFQDLVQEHGSDIPRWVRSVREEETESGDEPASGNETSEEKLQALLNIAMACVSLVPENRPTVKDVLKMIRDARAEAQVSSNSSDHSPGRWSDTVQSLPREGHLSI